The nucleotide window CCAAGTTCTACTCGCGCCCGTCTAGCGACGCCGCTCGCCCAAACGGCGATGAGTGCGCCGACGGGGTGGTCATGGGCGACCGCGACTCTGTCCTGCCGCgatgctcatcatcatcatcattatcGTCGTCCGCTTCCGCGTGCCCGTCCACGCCTcctcgctcctcgccctgcgtctccgtctccgtcccCGTCTGTGTTTGCGTTGGCGTCTCGCTGTCCGGATCTGCTTCCCgaggcttcttcttcgccgccgcctcctcttcgggctcctcgagctcgccgaggtggcccagcgccgccgcgcccagcgAGTCAAACGTCACGTCGGCGGGGATCCGCCGTATTGGCTGCGGCGAAAAGggtcgcgcgccgcgcggctTGTTGAAGTCGGACGAGAAGACGCtgtccgcgtcgccggcgccggcggtgggaGGGTGTctggggtcggcggcgacgccggtgaGGGATTGGTATCTGTCGCCGTCCATGGTGAGGAGACTGtcggcgcggccgtggccaggACCAGTGCGAGAGTCGGAGGCcgtgtcggcgaggatgctTTTGGGCGGCAAGATGGAAAAGAGCTTTGTTGACTCGCCTGGgaccgctccgccgccgtggccaccGACATCCTCAACGGCGAACAAGTCTTGGCCCTTTTCGAGCAAGTCATCgagccccccgccgctccaACCCTTTCGCGCCAGCCCCTCGAAGATGTCCACTTCGGCCCTGACGAGGCTGCAGCTGGCTtcgacgatgcgcccgcTCGTCTCCTGGCTTTCTCTGAGCAGCGTACGTGCGTGATCAGCATGCAGCGTGGTCAGGCCGTCCAGCTTGCCCGTGAGCTCGACAAGGTGGGCGCGGAACCTGCCGACATCCCTCCTCCGCTGCTTGTGTAGCTTGAgcccctccttctccaggcGCTTGACCTCCCTGCTCTGCGCCTTGATCTTTTGCTGGTacgtctcctcctcgtcatcgatGACGGACTGCCACTTGTCGAGGTCGTGCAGGAGGGGGACCTCGAAGGCGCGGTATACCGTCTCGGATAGGATCTGTTGGTGGTTGGCGATGAGGTGGTGCacgcccgaggcggagagCAGGGTGTCGGCGGTGCATGCGCCACGCGGGGTGGTGAAGCTCGCGGACATGCTGGCGGTGCCAGCGCCCGAGGGCCCTATGGGCTCAGCGCGGGCCTCCTTCAGGCGGGCGCACGCCTCAAGGGCGGAGCCAAAGGCGGACGCGGCGTTGGACAGGGAtgcgagggcgacgcggtAGGCCTTTGCGGAGCCGAGCAGGTCAGCGTAGGCGTCTTGCGAgtgctcgaggtcggccttTGTGAGGACCGCGTgggacgggcgcggcgccggcgggaggGGCAGGTTGAACTGTGACATGGGGTTCGCggtcgaggcgagcgagTAGACGGGGGAGCTCGGGACGGGGGGGAGCTGCGACGGTGTGGGCGACGTGGGACGAGAGGCGCGGGCCTGGTCCTCGGCGGACGgcatggcggcagcggttACCGAGACAGCGAGGTCGGCGTGGAAAGGTCTCTACGTATTCGTCGGAGGGAGAGGATGCGAGGGTGGGGAGACGTAGACGGCGATGCTCAAGAACTCGGGGCGATGCCGCAGTTGGTTACTTGCGACTCGGGCCGAATGAGTCTCGCGGACGGGGAGGCAGCACTCGCGATGCGCCGGGCTTCCGaccgaggtcgtcgaggatcaAGGATTGTGGGCGCAGGTTGTTTGAAAGGGCCAGCAGGGCTCAAGGAAACGGTACGGACGGTGAGAAGGGGCTGCGTCACGGGGCCCAGGTAtgtcggcagcagcgcgccgcgtcACGTTGATGATGATCAGGAGGGAGAGATGGTGGGGGAGtcgaggtggatggatgatggcgtTGCCTGGCGAGCAGAGGGCTCCGCCGCGTTCCAGGGGGAGGGACTGTTGCAGCGACCCTCGTGGCGTGACTTGTTGGTGCGTGTGgggagggcgggcgtcgtTTTGGGGGATAAACAATGGACATTATCCTCCCCGCAGGGACCAACAGTCGGCACTGGAATCTTCACCAGCAGCCGTGTTAATTAAGTTGGTGCTCAGCTGTTCCTGTATTCGGGCAGTGACTCTGTGTCATCAACGACATGCTCGTCACGACTTGCAACTCCATTCCTCACAGGAGCGGGTTTTTTtcacgacgacgatattTTGCCAGGTTTTTGTAAGACAAATTAACATCACCGCCGTTGCAATTCAATGTGGTAGTTGCTGCCGACACCAAACGACACGTGCGACGACGCGTCAGCCCCCGTTGCTGCCCCCAACTAAACCAAAGCAAGGGCAATTCCCTGACGCAGACAAAGAAGTCATATGTACTTGACGTATAAAGACTTTTCTATCCGTGCGAACAACATTAATCTGCGTAAAAGCACGTCGCTGAAATCAAGTTGAGCGCCATCCAACATCACTCACCAGCGCAATATATCGCAATTCAAGCCCACCCGTGTGAGCAGCCGAAGAAAGAGCGAGTTTGGTCTTCATTGGTTCTAGGACAACAAAACACACAACAATTGTGCATCATCAGGACCCTGAAGCAGCATGGCGGTGATCACGCAAGTCCATGACCCTTCCGGCATGATCGACCTGAATTCGCGAGGATCGGCTGTCTGTCGACATGCACCTCCGCAGGTCAGCTCGGAAGTGACCGTCAATCTTTCACGCCAAGACGAGTTCATCAGCGAGACATTGCGATAGCTGCGTTGTACGAGTTACGCACATCAGGAGGGACGCGCGCATCAGCTACACGAATCGTAGACACTACCGCGGCGTGGCCCGGGGGATTAGAGCATCATCCTATTACTCAGAAAGTTGTTCCGGGTTC belongs to Purpureocillium takamizusanense chromosome 1, complete sequence and includes:
- a CDS encoding uncharacterized protein (EggNog:ENOG503NY68~COG:S) — protein: MPSAEDQARASRPTSPTPSQLPPVPSSPVYSLASTANPMSQFNLPLPPAPRPSHAVLTKADLEHSQDAYADLLGSAKAYRVALASLSNAASAFGSALEACARLKEARAEPIGPSGAGTASMSASFTTPRGACTADTLLSASGVHHLIANHQQILSETVYRAFEVPLLHDLDKWQSVIDDEEETYQQKIKAQSREVKRLEKEGLKLHKQRRRDVGRFRAHLVELTGKLDGLTTLHADHARTLLRESQETSGRIVEASCSLVRAEVDIFEGLARKGWSGGGLDDLLEKGQDLFAVEDVGGHGGGAVPGESTKLFSILPPKSILADTASDSRTGPGHGRADSLLTMDGDRYQSLTGVAADPRHPPTAGAGDADSVFSSDFNKPRGARPFSPQPIRRIPADVTFDSLGAAALGHLGELEEPEEEAAAKKKPREADPDSETPTQTQTGTETETQGEERGGVDGHAEADDDNDDDDEHRGRTESRSPMTTPSAHSSPFGRAASLDGRE